The following proteins are encoded in a genomic region of Natrinema sp. DC36:
- a CDS encoding DNA polymerase II large subunit has translation MRGEDERYFQGLEDQLEDAIDVAERAKERGGDPKPEVEIPVAKDMADRVENILGIDGVAERVRELEGQMSREEAALELAEDFAEGRVGDYETNAGKIEGAVRTAVALLTEGVVAAPIEGIDRVEILTNDDGTEFVNVYYAGPIRSAGGTAQALSVLVADYTRALVGIEQYDARQEEVERYAEELGLYDKETGLQYSPKDSEAKFIAKNLPIMLDGEATGDEEVSGFRDLERVDTNSARGGMCLVLAEGIALKAPKIQRYTRNLDEVDWPWLQDLIDGNYYEDDGEGSDAADDEPGGEGDEGADEESAETDANEPDDGGDTPDDSEGPPRVETSEKFLRDLIAGRPVFSHPCAKGGFRLRYGRARNHGFATAGVHPAAMHLVDDFLATGTQIKTERPGKAAGVVPVDSLEGPTVKLANGDVWRIDDPEDALEIRNGVEAILDLGEYLVNYGEFVENNHPLAPASYTYEWWVQDLAAAGANVQALEDDPRIDLEFPDAGEALEWAVEYDAPLHPEYTYLWHDISVDAFRTLAEAVADGRVEGDADGDATLVLEYTEPVREALETIVFEHRQRPDEDRLEIDGWRPFVRTLGCEPRRAVADGSALEAESGNDAQEPIVDLERTWSDDDLSERARTWGHETEGDNAIEAVNEVAPFRVRERAPTRIGNRMGRPEKSESRDLSPAVHTLFPIGEAGGTQRNVADAAKHAETMSDTPGVVDVQIGRQRCESCGTETFKNRCPDCNARTMPDYRCYDCDVQVDPDEAGRVECPRCERQATCVDTREIDIHEEYRDALESVGERENAFEILKGVKGLSSQTKVPEPIEKGILRAKHDVSTFKDGTVRYDMTDLPVTAVRASELDVDVGQLQALDYEEDIHGEPLTHEDQLVELRVQDIVLSDGAAEHMLQTADFIDDLLEQYYGLEPYYEFEDRQDLVGELVFGMAPHTSAATVGRVIGFTSAAVGYAHPYFHAAKRRNCDGDEDCVMLLLDGLLNFSKSFLPDQRGGKMDAPLVMSSRIDPSEIDDEAHNMDVVRQYPRDFYLATLEQADPEDVDVEIAEDTLGTDTEYTGFDHTHDTTNIAMGPDLSAYKTLGSMMDKMDAQLELSRKLAAVDETDVAERVIEYHFLPDLIGNLRAFSRQETRCLDCGEKFRRMPLTGDCRECGGRVNLTVHKGSVNKYMQTAIQVADEYDCRPYTKQRLEVLEKSLESVFENDKNKQSGIEDFM, from the coding sequence ATGCGCGGGGAAGACGAACGGTACTTTCAGGGGCTCGAGGACCAGCTCGAGGACGCCATCGATGTCGCCGAGCGGGCCAAGGAACGGGGCGGCGATCCGAAACCCGAGGTCGAGATCCCGGTCGCCAAGGACATGGCAGACCGCGTCGAGAACATCCTCGGGATCGACGGCGTCGCCGAACGCGTCCGCGAACTCGAGGGGCAGATGAGCAGGGAGGAGGCCGCCCTCGAACTCGCAGAGGACTTCGCCGAGGGACGCGTCGGTGACTACGAGACGAACGCCGGCAAGATCGAGGGGGCGGTCCGCACCGCGGTTGCGCTCCTGACGGAGGGTGTCGTCGCCGCACCCATCGAGGGGATCGACAGGGTCGAGATTCTCACTAACGACGACGGGACGGAGTTCGTCAACGTCTACTACGCCGGGCCGATTCGCTCCGCGGGCGGAACGGCGCAGGCCCTCTCGGTGCTCGTCGCCGACTACACGCGCGCACTCGTGGGCATCGAACAGTACGACGCCCGCCAGGAGGAGGTCGAACGCTACGCCGAGGAACTCGGCCTCTACGACAAGGAGACGGGACTGCAGTACTCCCCGAAAGACTCGGAGGCCAAATTCATCGCGAAGAACCTCCCGATCATGCTCGACGGGGAGGCGACCGGCGACGAGGAGGTCTCGGGCTTTCGCGACTTAGAGCGGGTCGACACCAACAGCGCCCGCGGCGGGATGTGTCTCGTTCTCGCCGAGGGGATCGCGCTGAAAGCGCCGAAGATCCAGCGCTACACCCGCAACCTCGACGAAGTCGACTGGCCGTGGCTGCAGGATCTCATCGACGGCAACTACTACGAAGATGACGGTGAGGGATCGGACGCCGCGGACGACGAACCCGGCGGTGAGGGCGACGAGGGCGCTGACGAGGAGTCGGCCGAGACCGACGCGAACGAACCGGACGACGGCGGCGACACTCCCGACGACTCGGAGGGGCCCCCGCGCGTGGAGACCTCAGAGAAGTTCCTTCGGGATCTGATCGCCGGCCGGCCGGTCTTCTCCCATCCGTGTGCGAAGGGGGGCTTTCGGCTGCGCTACGGTCGGGCGCGCAACCACGGCTTCGCGACCGCCGGCGTCCACCCCGCCGCGATGCACCTCGTCGACGACTTCCTCGCGACCGGTACCCAGATCAAGACCGAACGTCCCGGGAAGGCCGCCGGCGTCGTCCCCGTCGACTCGCTGGAGGGACCGACGGTCAAACTCGCCAACGGCGACGTCTGGCGGATCGACGACCCCGAGGACGCCCTCGAGATCAGAAACGGCGTCGAGGCGATCCTCGACCTCGGCGAGTACCTCGTCAACTACGGCGAGTTCGTCGAGAACAACCACCCGCTCGCCCCCGCCTCCTACACCTACGAGTGGTGGGTACAGGACCTCGCAGCCGCCGGCGCGAACGTACAGGCGCTCGAGGACGACCCCCGAATCGACCTCGAGTTCCCCGACGCCGGCGAAGCGCTGGAGTGGGCCGTCGAGTACGACGCGCCGCTCCATCCCGAGTACACCTACCTCTGGCACGACATCTCGGTCGACGCTTTCCGTACCCTCGCCGAGGCCGTCGCGGACGGCAGAGTCGAGGGCGACGCCGATGGTGACGCGACGCTCGTGCTCGAGTACACCGAACCCGTCCGGGAGGCGCTCGAGACGATCGTCTTCGAGCACCGCCAGCGCCCGGACGAGGACCGCCTCGAGATCGACGGCTGGCGGCCGTTCGTCCGCACGCTGGGTTGTGAGCCGCGACGGGCGGTCGCCGACGGTTCGGCGCTCGAGGCCGAATCCGGGAACGACGCGCAGGAGCCGATCGTCGACCTCGAGCGAACGTGGTCCGACGACGACCTCTCGGAACGAGCGCGAACGTGGGGCCACGAGACCGAGGGCGACAACGCCATCGAGGCGGTCAACGAAGTCGCTCCGTTCCGGGTCCGCGAGCGGGCCCCGACCCGGATCGGTAACCGGATGGGCCGGCCGGAGAAATCCGAGAGCCGCGATCTGAGCCCGGCGGTCCACACCCTGTTCCCGATCGGCGAGGCCGGCGGCACGCAGCGCAACGTCGCCGACGCCGCCAAACACGCCGAGACGATGTCGGACACCCCCGGCGTCGTCGACGTCCAGATCGGTCGCCAGCGCTGTGAGTCCTGCGGGACGGAGACGTTCAAGAACCGCTGTCCGGACTGCAACGCCCGCACGATGCCGGACTACCGCTGTTACGACTGCGACGTTCAGGTCGACCCCGACGAGGCCGGCCGCGTCGAGTGCCCCCGCTGCGAGCGCCAGGCGACCTGTGTGGACACCCGCGAGATCGATATCCACGAGGAGTACCGCGACGCCCTCGAGTCGGTCGGCGAGCGCGAGAACGCCTTCGAGATCCTCAAGGGCGTCAAGGGACTCTCCTCGCAGACCAAAGTCCCCGAACCGATCGAGAAGGGGATCCTGCGCGCGAAACACGACGTCTCCACGTTCAAGGACGGCACCGTCCGTTACGACATGACCGACCTGCCGGTGACGGCCGTCCGCGCGAGCGAACTCGACGTCGACGTCGGCCAGCTGCAGGCGCTGGACTACGAGGAGGACATCCACGGCGAACCGCTCACCCACGAGGACCAGCTGGTCGAACTCCGCGTGCAGGACATCGTCCTCTCGGACGGCGCAGCCGAGCACATGTTGCAAACCGCCGACTTCATCGACGACCTGCTCGAGCAGTACTACGGCCTCGAGCCCTACTACGAGTTCGAGGACCGTCAGGATCTCGTGGGGGAACTCGTCTTCGGGATGGCACCCCACACCTCCGCGGCGACTGTCGGAAGAGTGATTGGATTCACGAGCGCTGCCGTGGGATACGCTCATCCGTACTTCCACGCCGCAAAACGTCGCAATTGCGATGGTGACGAAGACTGCGTAATGCTGCTACTTGACGGACTGCTTAACTTCAGCAAGTCCTTCTTGCCGGACCAACGAGGGGGGAAGATGGACGCACCCCTCGTCATGTCCTCGAGAATCGACCCCTCCGAGATCGACGACGAGGCCCACAACATGGACGTCGTCAGGCAGTACCCCCGCGACTTTTACCTCGCCACCCTCGAGCAGGCGGACCCGGAGGACGTCGACGTCGAGATCGCCGAGGACACCCTCGGTACCGATACCGAGTACACCGGCTTCGACCACACGCACGACACCACCAACATCGCGATGGGCCCCGATCTTTCGGCGTACAAGACGCTGGGCTCGATGATGGACAAGATGGACGCCCAACTCGAGCTTTCGCGCAAGCTCGCGGCCGTCGACGAGACGGACGTCGCCGAGCGGGTCATCGAGTACCACTTCCTGCCGGATCTGATCGGGAACCTCCGGGCGTTCTCCCGGCAGGAAACCCGCTGTCTCGACTGCGGCGAGAAGTTCCGCCGGATGCCCCTGACCGGCGACTGCCGGGAGTGTGGCGGCCGCGTCAACCTCACCGTTCACAAGGGCTCGGTGAACAAGTACATGCAGACGGCCATCCAGGTCGCCGACGAGTACGACTGTCGCCCCTACACGAAACAGCGGTTAGAAGTGCTCGAGAAATCCCTCGAGAGCGTCTTCGAGAATGACAAAAATAAGCAGAGCGGGATCGAGGATTTCATGTAG
- a CDS encoding NifU family protein has protein sequence MSTETQNDGDDLEERVTNFLRRNFPQIQMHGGSAAIQDIDRESGEVSIALGGACSGCGISPMTIQAIKSRMVKEIPEIEKVNASTGMDGGEEEMGGMSPSFPGETVDDDGEVDEGPEAPF, from the coding sequence ATGAGCACCGAGACCCAGAACGACGGGGACGACCTCGAGGAGCGCGTGACGAATTTCCTGCGACGAAACTTCCCGCAGATCCAGATGCACGGCGGCAGCGCGGCGATTCAGGACATCGATCGCGAGAGCGGCGAGGTCAGCATCGCTCTCGGTGGCGCCTGCAGCGGCTGCGGAATCTCGCCGATGACGATTCAGGCGATCAAGAGCCGGATGGTCAAGGAGATTCCCGAAATCGAGAAAGTCAACGCCTCCACCGGTATGGACGGGGGCGAAGAAGAGATGGGCGGCATGAGCCCGTCCTTCCCCGGCGAGACCGTCGACGACGACGGCGAGGTCGACGAAGGGCCGGAAGCACCGTTCTGA
- a CDS encoding PPC domain-containing DNA-binding protein yields MNYRAVETTDEYVARLETGADWRAEIESLADAVDADAGWFSALGAVQDAELWFYDQDECEYYPIAFDEPLEVATCVGNVSWLDDERFAHTHAVLSDDEGTAYAGHLNEATVWAGEVHLRVFEEPLEREYDETTELDLWL; encoded by the coding sequence ATGAACTATCGCGCCGTCGAGACCACGGACGAGTACGTCGCCCGCCTCGAGACGGGTGCCGACTGGCGGGCCGAGATCGAGTCGCTCGCGGACGCGGTCGACGCCGACGCCGGCTGGTTTAGCGCGCTCGGCGCGGTCCAGGACGCCGAACTCTGGTTTTACGATCAGGACGAGTGCGAGTACTATCCGATCGCGTTCGACGAACCGCTCGAGGTCGCCACCTGCGTCGGGAACGTATCCTGGTTAGACGACGAACGGTTCGCCCACACCCACGCGGTCCTCTCGGACGACGAGGGAACCGCCTACGCCGGCCACCTGAACGAGGCGACCGTCTGGGCCGGCGAGGTCCACCTGCGCGTCTTCGAGGAGCCCCTCGAGCGCGAGTACGACGAGACCACCGAACTGGACCTCTGGCTCTGA
- a CDS encoding DUF5783 family protein: MADFDPEKFEDKYANYFPELQQAYKNAFNRMNDRYDSQLVHAIDQQVLNESEPFYEGDGEFRIELPEDPYDRLSDVVVEEERFETVLEAHIEEIETELQRVFGFV; encoded by the coding sequence ATGGCCGACTTCGATCCCGAGAAGTTCGAGGACAAGTACGCCAACTACTTCCCCGAGCTTCAGCAGGCGTACAAGAACGCGTTTAACCGGATGAACGACCGCTACGACTCCCAGCTCGTCCACGCGATCGACCAACAGGTGTTGAACGAGAGCGAACCGTTCTACGAGGGCGACGGCGAGTTCCGTATCGAACTCCCCGAGGATCCCTACGATCGGCTCTCCGACGTAGTCGTCGAGGAGGAGCGGTTCGAAACCGTGCTCGAGGCCCACATCGAAGAGATCGAAACCGAACTGCAGCGCGTCTTCGGGTTCGTCTGA
- a CDS encoding anaerobic ribonucleoside-triphosphate reductase codes for MVETGETPTKEGDEEALEEVRELDFGQTVYDEDGDEIGRIRGFERSGFFVTTREGVEAMSVEHARSGQSFGEAELMWRCMECGEMGDIEGGLPDECPNCGTEREDLMYWTED; via the coding sequence ATGGTCGAAACTGGCGAGACACCGACGAAGGAAGGCGACGAGGAGGCCCTCGAGGAGGTACGGGAACTCGACTTCGGGCAGACGGTCTACGACGAGGACGGCGACGAAATCGGCCGCATTCGGGGCTTCGAACGGAGCGGCTTCTTCGTCACCACCCGTGAGGGTGTCGAGGCGATGAGCGTCGAGCACGCCCGGTCGGGACAGTCGTTCGGCGAGGCGGAGCTCATGTGGCGCTGCATGGAATGTGGCGAGATGGGCGATATCGAGGGAGGGCTCCCTGACGAGTGTCCGAACTGCGGCACCGAACGCGAGGATCTGATGTACTGGACCGAGGACTGA
- a CDS encoding ketopantoate reductase family protein has product MEIVVFGAGSLGSLVGGLLARENDVTLVAREDHARAVRESGLRLEGAIDGGPSRVFPAATTDGAGLEADLAVVTVKSFDTESAAETLATGAVDAILSLQNGMGNEATLAARLEAPVLAGTATYGAILREPGVVECTGRGDVVLGARAGGPSALADRVGEAFAAAGLEPIVAEDMPRRLWEKLAVNAGINAVTALADIDNGAVLEASADSLARAAARETARVARSFDVDLSNRAALAALESVATDTAANTSSMRQDVLGERRTEIDAINGYVVDRAAERGLEVPTNRTLTTLVRTWERGRDLR; this is encoded by the coding sequence ATGGAAATCGTCGTCTTCGGGGCCGGCAGCCTCGGCAGCCTCGTCGGCGGACTGCTCGCGCGCGAAAACGACGTGACCCTCGTTGCGCGCGAGGACCACGCTCGCGCCGTCCGCGAGTCGGGACTGCGGCTCGAGGGCGCGATAGACGGCGGTCCCTCCCGCGTCTTCCCCGCTGCGACGACCGACGGGGCCGGCCTCGAGGCCGATCTCGCCGTCGTGACTGTCAAATCCTTCGACACCGAATCAGCCGCCGAAACGCTCGCGACGGGCGCTGTCGACGCGATACTCTCGCTGCAAAACGGCATGGGGAACGAAGCGACGCTCGCGGCGCGACTCGAGGCCCCGGTACTCGCCGGGACGGCGACCTACGGCGCGATCCTGCGGGAGCCGGGCGTCGTCGAGTGCACGGGCCGGGGCGACGTCGTTCTGGGCGCTCGAGCCGGCGGGCCCTCGGCGCTCGCGGACCGGGTCGGCGAGGCCTTCGCCGCGGCCGGCCTCGAACCGATCGTCGCCGAGGACATGCCCCGTCGTCTGTGGGAGAAGCTCGCGGTCAACGCCGGGATCAATGCCGTCACGGCGCTGGCGGATATCGACAACGGGGCCGTCCTCGAGGCGTCCGCCGACAGCCTCGCCCGGGCGGCCGCTCGCGAGACGGCGCGGGTCGCCCGCTCTTTCGATGTCGACCTGTCGAACCGCGCGGCACTGGCCGCACTCGAGTCCGTCGCGACCGATACGGCCGCGAACACGTCCTCGATGCGCCAGGACGTCCTCGGGGAGCGACGGACCGAAATCGACGCGATCAACGGCTACGTGGTCGATCGAGCGGCCGAGCGAGGGCTCGAGGTACCGACGAACCGGACGCTCACGACGCTGGTTCGAACGTGGGAGCGCGGACGCGACCTTCGGTGA
- a CDS encoding alpha/beta hydrolase, whose product MSGTGVTTIGDCRIAYRRAGTSGPPVVLCHGAGIDDATVSWRHAIDALADDYRVYALDWPEYGNSSGDVEHTVETYVDILEGFLETLPFERVSLVGISMGGGVALGYALDNPDRVDRLALVDSYGLGGRLPSALQWKFLSQIPGMTEFGKIAASTSTRSVRRVLGSLVADADALPEPFVDDVREKLMEPGSIRAFTEFQNNELSFSGRVATNFVDDLESLSVPTLLAHGEDDPLVPLEWSERAAERIPNAELDVIEDCGHWTPRERPDRFNESLRNWLPDPQRVPTPQYTKAGMPGVTRVSSD is encoded by the coding sequence ATGAGCGGGACCGGCGTCACGACGATCGGTGACTGTCGGATCGCTTACCGGCGCGCGGGGACGAGCGGCCCGCCCGTCGTCCTCTGCCACGGCGCGGGAATCGACGACGCGACCGTCTCGTGGCGACACGCGATCGACGCCCTCGCGGACGACTACCGCGTCTACGCGCTCGACTGGCCGGAGTACGGGAACAGTTCCGGGGACGTCGAGCACACCGTCGAAACGTACGTCGATATCCTCGAGGGCTTCCTCGAGACGCTCCCCTTCGAGCGCGTCTCGCTCGTCGGGATCTCGATGGGCGGCGGTGTCGCACTCGGCTACGCGCTCGACAACCCCGACCGGGTCGACCGCCTCGCACTCGTCGACAGCTACGGGCTCGGTGGCCGACTCCCCAGCGCCCTCCAGTGGAAGTTCCTCTCGCAGATTCCCGGGATGACCGAGTTCGGGAAAATCGCCGCCAGTACGAGTACGCGGAGCGTTCGCAGGGTTCTCGGCTCACTCGTCGCGGACGCCGACGCACTGCCCGAGCCCTTCGTCGACGACGTCAGGGAGAAACTGATGGAACCGGGCTCGATACGGGCGTTCACGGAGTTCCAGAACAACGAACTCTCCTTCAGCGGCCGCGTCGCGACGAACTTCGTCGACGACCTCGAGTCGCTGTCGGTGCCGACGCTGCTCGCCCACGGTGAGGATGACCCGCTGGTGCCCCTCGAGTGGTCGGAGCGAGCGGCGGAGCGGATTCCGAACGCGGAACTCGACGTGATCGAGGACTGCGGTCACTGGACACCTCGAGAGCGGCCCGATCGGTTCAACGAGAGCCTTCGAAACTGGCTGCCGGACCCACAGCGGGTGCCAACCCCGCAGTACACCAAGGCGGGGATGCCCGGCGTCACTCGAGTCAGCAGCGATTAG